In one Streptomyces venezuelae genomic region, the following are encoded:
- the manA gene encoding mannose-6-phosphate isomerase, class I, producing MDRLTNTIRPYAWGSTTAIAELIGAEPSGEPQAEMWMGAHPGAPSRTERGALNEVIDADPERELGTAAAAKFGPRLPFLLKILAAGAPLSLQVHPDLAQAKAGYADEENRGVPVDAPHRNYKDANHKPELICALTPFDGLCGFRPPAETADLLEALEVDSLKPYVDLLRAQPEEAALREVLTAVLTADPEQMAETVTEVTAAAQRLGGAYEPYAGIARHYPGDPGVIAAMLLNHVRLQPGEALFLGAGVPHAYLDGLGVEIMANSDNVLRCGLTPKHVDVPELLRIVRFESTDPGVLRPEASPDGEEVYDTPIDEFRLSRFVLPEGTAPHDLTAATPQILLCTAGSVRAGELALTPGQSAFVPAGEKAEVSGGGTVFRATVVA from the coding sequence GTGGACCGCCTCACCAACACCATCCGCCCCTACGCCTGGGGCTCCACCACCGCCATCGCCGAGCTCATCGGCGCCGAACCGAGCGGTGAACCGCAGGCCGAGATGTGGATGGGCGCCCACCCCGGCGCACCCTCGCGCACCGAACGCGGCGCGCTGAACGAGGTCATCGACGCAGACCCGGAGCGCGAGCTCGGCACGGCGGCGGCCGCCAAGTTCGGCCCGCGCCTGCCCTTCCTCCTCAAGATCCTCGCCGCCGGCGCCCCGCTCTCCCTCCAGGTCCACCCCGACCTCGCGCAGGCCAAGGCGGGGTACGCGGACGAGGAGAACCGGGGCGTCCCCGTCGACGCCCCCCACCGCAACTACAAGGACGCCAACCACAAGCCCGAACTGATCTGCGCCCTCACACCGTTCGACGGCCTCTGCGGCTTCCGCCCGCCCGCCGAGACCGCGGACCTCCTGGAGGCCCTGGAGGTCGACTCCCTCAAGCCGTACGTCGACCTGCTGCGCGCCCAGCCCGAAGAGGCCGCCCTGCGCGAGGTCCTGACGGCCGTCCTGACCGCCGACCCCGAGCAGATGGCCGAGACGGTCACCGAGGTCACGGCCGCCGCCCAACGCCTCGGCGGCGCCTACGAGCCGTACGCGGGCATCGCCCGTCACTACCCCGGCGACCCGGGCGTCATCGCGGCGATGCTCCTCAACCACGTCCGGCTGCAGCCCGGCGAGGCCCTGTTCCTCGGCGCCGGCGTCCCGCACGCCTACCTCGACGGCCTCGGCGTCGAGATCATGGCCAACAGCGACAACGTACTGCGCTGCGGTCTGACCCCCAAGCACGTCGACGTCCCCGAACTCCTGCGCATCGTCCGCTTCGAGTCGACCGACCCCGGTGTGCTGCGCCCCGAGGCGTCCCCCGACGGCGAAGAGGTCTACGACACCCCCATCGACGAGTTCCGCCTCTCCCGCTTCGTCCTGCCCGAAGGCACCGCCCCGCACGACCTCACCGCCGCCACCCCGCAGATCCTGCTCTGCACGGCGGGCTCGGTCCGCGCCGGCGAACTGGCCCTGACACCCGGTCAGTCCGCATTCGTCCCCGCGGGCGAAAAGGCCGAAGTGTCCGGCGGCGGCACGGTTTTCCGGGCCACTGTGGTGGCCTGA
- a CDS encoding SIS domain-containing protein: MLDESQLDDPEALARADRRGLLRGAAEAGARVRTAVRHAVEAGLTELKPDGRPRAVLIAGPGTAAACVADLLDGLVGSGCPVIRLAPTGVAPAAGALRWALPGWVGPVDLLLIATPDGTEPGLSLLAEQAYRRGCTVVAVAPARTPIAESVEGSHGLTVPLATSPYGAYEGTNDEATRGSASYEARRVEDEAAPGAPGTLWALLVPLLVLLDRTGLVTAPVDVLQKVADRLDHVAERCGPAIATYSNPAKTLAAELTDALPLIWTEGQSAGAAGRRFAATLAELAGHPALAAELPEALPAHGAVLAGNAAGGGDTDDFFRDRVDDPAALRPRVVLLRDRPTDAGGLTAAPAARELAHGHDVALSELEPETGDELEALAELIAVTDFAAVYLALAPGDGS, encoded by the coding sequence ATGCTCGACGAGTCGCAGCTCGACGACCCCGAGGCGCTCGCCCGCGCCGACCGCCGCGGACTGCTGCGCGGCGCGGCGGAGGCAGGTGCCCGCGTCCGCACCGCCGTCCGGCACGCGGTGGAGGCGGGGCTGACGGAGCTCAAGCCCGACGGCCGCCCCCGCGCCGTCCTCATCGCGGGCCCCGGCACCGCCGCCGCCTGCGTCGCCGACCTCCTCGACGGTCTCGTGGGCTCCGGCTGCCCCGTCATCCGGCTGGCCCCGACCGGCGTCGCACCCGCCGCCGGAGCCCTGCGCTGGGCGCTGCCCGGCTGGGTCGGCCCCGTCGACCTGCTGCTCATCGCCACCCCCGACGGCACCGAACCGGGCCTCTCGCTCCTCGCCGAGCAGGCCTACCGCCGGGGCTGCACCGTCGTCGCCGTCGCCCCCGCCCGCACCCCGATCGCCGAGAGCGTGGAGGGCAGCCACGGCCTCACCGTGCCCCTGGCGACCTCGCCCTACGGCGCGTACGAAGGCACCAACGACGAAGCGACCCGAGGCTCCGCGTCGTACGAGGCACGCCGCGTCGAGGACGAGGCCGCGCCCGGCGCCCCCGGCACCCTGTGGGCCCTCCTCGTCCCGCTCCTCGTCCTCCTGGACCGCACCGGCCTGGTCACCGCCCCCGTCGACGTCCTGCAGAAGGTCGCCGACCGCCTCGACCACGTCGCGGAACGCTGCGGCCCCGCCATCGCGACGTACAGCAACCCCGCCAAGACGCTCGCCGCCGAGCTCACCGACGCGCTCCCGCTGATCTGGACCGAAGGGCAGTCCGCGGGCGCGGCGGGGCGCCGCTTCGCCGCCACCCTCGCCGAACTCGCCGGGCACCCCGCGCTCGCCGCCGAACTGCCCGAAGCGCTGCCCGCGCACGGCGCCGTCCTCGCGGGCAACGCGGCGGGCGGCGGCGACACCGACGACTTCTTCCGCGACCGCGTCGACGACCCGGCGGCCCTCCGCCCGCGCGTGGTCCTGCTCCGCGACCGCCCCACGGACGCGGGCGGCCTCACCGCCGCCCCCGCCGCGCGCGAACTGGCACACGGCCACGACGTCGCGCTCAGCGAGCTGGAACCGGAGACCGGCGACGAACTCGAAGCCCTCGCCGAGCTGATCGCCGTCACGGATTTCGCCGCCGTTTACCTGGCGCTCGCCCCGGGCGACGGATCATGA
- a CDS encoding fructose-specific PTS transporter subunit EIIC, giving the protein MTSPADPPIGGDGGGRTKLKLLAVTACPTGIAHTYMAAEKLSQAAESLGIDMKVETQGSIGAENVLTDNDVREADGIIIAADKDVDRSRFAGKRVLSVGVSEGISRPEQLIEQVRSAPVHGGGAGGGAAEGAATGGGGGGGRERSVAYKALMNGVSYMIPFVVVGGLLIAISLSLGGHTDPKGGLVIPDDSFWMHVNQIGTIGFTLMVPILSGYIAYAIGDRPALVPGMIGGWIANTGDLYDSKAGAGFIGAIVTGFLAGYLVLWIKKVKVPKFVQPIMPIIVIPIIATTALGLFFIYVIGKPISWVFEHLTSWLSGMTGTSAILLGAILGLMIAFDMGGPVNKTAFLFGAGLIATGNQTVMGMCAAAIPVMPLGQGLATLLRKRLYSEQERETGLASLFMGFFGISEGAIPFAAARPAQVIPANMLGGAVAGAIAGMASVKDAVPHGGPIVAVLGAVGGVPMFFVALAIGSVVTALTTVTLIDLSERKRRGAVPADAQGGLGGPEPVLAGVGATASGAAVAAGSSQGRSARKEPAVAEGSPAPERKEPAGEVLSGYLTEQTVEVQLAAADKEAAIREMAALLASTGKVNDVEELVRTALRREAQGTTGLGEEIAIPHAKTDAVDSPLVGFARSSEGIEWGSLDGTKAKLIFMISVPEAAAGDEHLRILALLSRKLMDTGFRERLEAAPDDAAILEVLREVR; this is encoded by the coding sequence GTGACCAGTCCGGCCGATCCCCCCATAGGCGGTGACGGCGGCGGGCGGACGAAGCTCAAGCTGCTCGCCGTGACCGCCTGTCCGACCGGCATCGCTCACACGTACATGGCAGCCGAGAAGCTCTCGCAGGCCGCGGAGAGCCTCGGCATCGACATGAAGGTGGAGACGCAGGGCTCCATCGGGGCCGAGAACGTCTTGACTGACAACGATGTCAGAGAAGCCGACGGCATCATCATCGCAGCCGACAAGGACGTGGACCGCAGCAGGTTCGCCGGCAAGCGTGTGCTGTCCGTCGGTGTCTCCGAGGGCATCAGCCGCCCCGAGCAGCTCATCGAGCAGGTGCGCAGCGCGCCCGTGCACGGTGGGGGCGCCGGAGGTGGCGCCGCGGAGGGTGCCGCGACCGGTGGCGGCGGAGGTGGCGGCCGGGAGCGGAGCGTCGCGTACAAGGCGCTGATGAACGGCGTCTCGTACATGATTCCGTTCGTCGTGGTCGGCGGGCTGCTGATCGCCATCTCGCTGTCGCTGGGCGGGCACACCGACCCCAAGGGCGGGCTCGTCATTCCGGACGACTCGTTCTGGATGCACGTGAACCAGATCGGGACCATCGGGTTCACGCTGATGGTGCCGATCCTGTCGGGATACATCGCCTACGCGATCGGCGACCGGCCCGCGCTGGTGCCGGGCATGATCGGCGGGTGGATCGCGAACACCGGCGATCTGTACGACTCCAAGGCGGGCGCGGGCTTCATCGGCGCCATCGTCACCGGTTTCCTCGCCGGTTATCTGGTGCTGTGGATCAAGAAGGTCAAGGTCCCGAAGTTCGTCCAGCCGATCATGCCGATCATCGTGATCCCCATCATCGCGACGACCGCGCTCGGGCTCTTCTTCATCTACGTCATCGGCAAGCCCATCTCGTGGGTCTTCGAGCATCTGACCAGCTGGCTCAGCGGGATGACGGGGACGAGTGCGATTCTGCTCGGCGCGATCCTCGGGCTGATGATCGCCTTCGACATGGGCGGTCCCGTCAACAAGACCGCCTTCCTGTTCGGCGCGGGTCTCATCGCGACCGGCAACCAGACCGTCATGGGCATGTGCGCCGCGGCCATCCCGGTCATGCCGCTCGGCCAGGGCCTCGCGACGCTGCTCCGCAAGCGGCTCTACAGCGAGCAGGAACGGGAGACCGGGCTCGCGTCCTTGTTCATGGGCTTCTTCGGGATCTCAGAAGGTGCCATTCCGTTCGCCGCCGCGCGGCCCGCGCAGGTCATCCCCGCCAACATGCTCGGCGGCGCCGTCGCCGGTGCCATCGCGGGCATGGCGAGCGTGAAGGACGCCGTGCCGCACGGCGGGCCGATCGTGGCGGTGCTCGGCGCGGTCGGCGGTGTGCCGATGTTCTTCGTGGCGCTCGCCATCGGTTCGGTCGTCACCGCCCTCACCACCGTGACGCTGATCGACCTGAGCGAGCGCAAGCGGCGTGGGGCCGTCCCGGCCGACGCGCAGGGCGGGCTCGGCGGTCCCGAGCCGGTGCTCGCCGGGGTCGGCGCCACCGCGAGCGGCGCGGCCGTCGCCGCCGGTTCCTCGCAGGGCCGGTCGGCGCGGAAGGAGCCGGCTGTCGCCGAGGGCTCCCCCGCACCGGAGCGGAAGGAGCCGGCCGGTGAGGTCCTCTCCGGGTACCTCACCGAGCAGACCGTCGAGGTCCAGCTGGCCGCCGCCGACAAGGAGGCGGCCATCCGGGAGATGGCGGCGCTGCTCGCCTCCACCGGCAAGGTCAACGACGTCGAGGAGCTCGTGCGGACCGCGCTGCGGCGCGAGGCGCAGGGAACCACGGGGCTCGGCGAGGAGATCGCCATCCCGCACGCCAAGACGGACGCCGTGGATTCGCCGCTCGTCGGGTTCGCGCGGTCGTCGGAGGGCATCGAGTGGGGTTCGCTGGACGGTACGAAGGCCAAGCTGATCTTCATGATCTCCGTGCCGGAGGCGGCCGCGGGCGACGAGCACCTTCGGATCCTCGCCCTGCTGTCGCGCAAGCTCATGGACACCGGCTTCCGTGAGCGTCTTGAGGCGGCGCCGGACGACGCAGCGATCCTCGAGGTGCTGCGCGAGGTGCGGTGA
- a CDS encoding cation diffusion facilitator family transporter, with protein sequence MSASGGTKAIVAALAANLAIAVAKFVAFIFSGSSSMLAESVHSLADSGNQGLLLLGGKKAQREATPQHPFGYGRERYIYAFLVSIVLFSVGGMFAIYEGYEKIKNPHELEHWYWPVGVLVFAIIAEGFSFRTAIKESNQTRGGLSWAQFVRRAKAPELPVVLLEDLGALVGLILALGGVGLALATGDGVWDGIGTLCIGVLLILIAIILAAETKSLLLGEAAGTEEVAKIEKAVVDGDTVTKVIHMRTLHLGPEELLVAAKIAVRHDDTAAEVASAINAAEERIRAAVPIARVIYLEPDIYSESAAAAGENPAKSPGGH encoded by the coding sequence ATGAGCGCGTCAGGCGGAACAAAGGCGATTGTCGCGGCACTCGCCGCGAACCTCGCGATCGCGGTGGCGAAGTTCGTCGCGTTCATCTTCAGCGGCTCGTCGTCGATGCTCGCCGAGAGCGTCCACTCGCTCGCCGACTCCGGCAACCAGGGCCTGCTGCTCCTCGGCGGCAAGAAGGCGCAGCGCGAGGCGACCCCGCAGCACCCGTTCGGTTACGGCCGCGAGCGCTACATCTACGCCTTCCTCGTCTCCATCGTCCTCTTCTCGGTCGGCGGCATGTTCGCGATCTACGAGGGCTACGAGAAGATCAAGAATCCGCACGAGCTGGAGCACTGGTACTGGCCCGTCGGTGTCCTCGTCTTCGCGATCATCGCGGAGGGCTTCTCCTTCCGCACCGCCATCAAGGAGTCCAACCAGACGCGCGGCGGCCTCAGCTGGGCGCAGTTCGTCCGCCGCGCCAAGGCTCCCGAGCTGCCCGTCGTCCTCCTGGAGGACCTCGGCGCGCTCGTCGGCCTGATCCTCGCACTCGGCGGCGTCGGCCTCGCCCTGGCCACCGGCGACGGCGTCTGGGACGGCATCGGCACGCTCTGCATCGGTGTCCTGCTCATCCTGATCGCGATCATCCTGGCCGCGGAGACCAAGTCCCTGCTGCTCGGCGAGGCCGCGGGCACCGAAGAGGTCGCCAAGATCGAGAAGGCCGTGGTCGACGGCGACACCGTCACCAAGGTCATCCACATGCGCACGCTCCACCTCGGCCCCGAGGAACTGCTCGTCGCCGCCAAGATCGCCGTCCGGCACGACGACACGGCCGCCGAGGTCGCCAGCGCGATCAACGCGGCGGAGGAGCGCATCCGCGCCGCCGTCCCGATCGCCCGCGTGATCTACCTGGAGCCGGACATCTACAGCGAGTCGGCGGCGGCCGCGGGCGAGAACCCGGCGAAGTCGCCCGGCGGTCACTGA
- a CDS encoding RDD family protein — protein sequence MSELVTGEAVALELRPAKLPSRALAVLIDLAAAFVVYLVVTFGIIASTSSLDDAAAAAVAVASFVLVLVGGPIAVETLSHGRSLGKLACGLRVVRDDGGPIRFRHALVRGAVGVVEILMTFGVVACIASLVSARGRRLGDVFAGTLVVRERVPAGRAAFVPPPPPWLVGRFAELDLSGVPDGLWLAVRQYLTRMGQLDPQVGGAMAERLAADLAERTGSPAPYGVPAAAYLAAVVHERQARDARRAFGGVEAEAGGGLGSRPGSGGGDGYGGGYGYGSWASVDSGAFAAPGAPGTAGAPGAFPVRAPRPDGPGAEEAPPATGFVPPA from the coding sequence GTGAGTGAGCTTGTGACGGGTGAGGCGGTGGCGTTGGAGCTGCGGCCCGCGAAGCTGCCGAGCCGGGCGCTGGCCGTGCTGATCGACCTGGCCGCGGCTTTCGTGGTGTACCTGGTGGTGACCTTCGGGATCATCGCCTCCACTTCTTCGTTGGACGATGCCGCGGCTGCCGCGGTGGCGGTCGCCAGTTTCGTACTCGTTCTGGTCGGTGGCCCCATCGCGGTGGAGACGCTCAGCCATGGGCGGTCGCTCGGGAAACTGGCGTGCGGGCTGCGGGTGGTGCGGGACGACGGCGGGCCGATCCGGTTCCGGCACGCGCTGGTGCGGGGGGCCGTCGGGGTCGTCGAGATTCTGATGACGTTCGGGGTCGTCGCGTGCATCGCGTCGCTGGTGTCGGCGCGGGGGCGGCGGCTCGGGGATGTCTTCGCGGGGACGCTCGTCGTACGGGAGAGGGTGCCTGCGGGGCGGGCCGCGTTCGTTCCTCCTCCGCCGCCCTGGCTGGTCGGGCGGTTCGCCGAGCTGGATCTGTCCGGGGTGCCGGACGGGTTGTGGCTCGCCGTTCGGCAGTACCTCACGCGGATGGGGCAACTCGATCCGCAGGTCGGCGGTGCGATGGCTGAGCGGCTCGCGGCGGATCTGGCGGAGCGGACCGGGTCGCCCGCGCCGTACGGGGTGCCGGCTGCCGCGTATCTCGCCGCGGTGGTGCACGAGCGGCAGGCTCGGGATGCTCGGCGCGCGTTTGGCGGGGTGGAGGCCGAAGCGGGGGGCGGGCTCGGTTCTCGCCCCGGGTCCGGGGGCGGGGACGGATACGGGGGCGGGTACGGGTACGGCTCTTGGGCTTCGGTCGATTCCGGGGCTTTTGCTGCCCCCGGTGCCCCCGGTACTGCCGGTGCTCCCGGTGCCTTTCCCGTTCGTGCTCCCCGTCCCGACGGGCCGGGTGCGGAGGAGGCTCCCCCGGCCACGGGGTTCGTGCCGCCTGCGTGA
- the ahcY gene encoding adenosylhomocysteinase encodes MTLINGKDFKVADLSLAAFGRKEITLAEHEMPGLMAIRKEFAASQPLAGARIMGSLHMTVQTAVLIETLVALGAEVRWVSCNIFSTQDHAAAAIAVGPNGTPDDPQGIPVFAWKGETLEEYWWCTEQALTWPNTPTGGPNMILDDGGDATLLVHKGVEYEKAGKVPAVDTAENDEHRVILQLLNRTITEGSQKWTQLASEIRGVTEETTTGVHRLYEMQRDGQLLFPAINVNDAVTKSKFDNKYGCRHSLIDGINRATDVLIGGKTAVVCGYGDVGKGCAESLRGQGARVIVTEIDPICALQAAMDGYQVTTLDDVVETADIFVTTTGNKDIIMASHMARMKHQAIVGNIGHFDNEIDMAGLAAIEGIVKDEVKPQVHTWTFPEGKVLIVLSEGRLLNLGNATGHPSFVMSNSFADQTLAQIELFTKQEEYPTDVYVLPKHLDEKVARLHLDALGVKLTTLSAEQAAYIGVEVEGPFKPDHYRY; translated from the coding sequence ATGACTCTCATCAACGGCAAGGACTTCAAGGTCGCCGATCTCTCGCTGGCCGCCTTCGGCCGCAAGGAGATCACCCTGGCCGAGCACGAGATGCCCGGCCTGATGGCGATCCGCAAGGAGTTCGCCGCCTCCCAGCCGCTCGCCGGAGCCCGCATCATGGGCTCGCTGCACATGACCGTGCAGACGGCGGTGCTCATCGAGACCCTCGTCGCGCTCGGCGCCGAGGTCCGCTGGGTCTCCTGCAACATCTTCTCCACCCAGGACCACGCGGCCGCGGCCATCGCCGTCGGCCCGAACGGCACGCCGGACGACCCCCAGGGCATCCCGGTCTTCGCCTGGAAGGGCGAGACCCTGGAGGAGTACTGGTGGTGCACGGAGCAGGCGCTGACCTGGCCCAACACGCCCACCGGTGGCCCGAACATGATCCTCGACGACGGCGGCGACGCCACCCTGCTCGTGCACAAGGGCGTCGAGTACGAGAAGGCCGGCAAGGTTCCCGCCGTCGACACCGCGGAGAACGACGAGCACCGCGTCATCCTGCAGCTCCTCAACCGCACCATCACCGAGGGCTCGCAGAAGTGGACCCAGCTCGCCTCGGAGATCCGCGGCGTGACCGAGGAGACCACGACGGGCGTGCACCGTCTGTACGAGATGCAGCGCGACGGCCAGCTCCTCTTCCCCGCGATCAACGTGAACGACGCGGTGACGAAGTCGAAGTTCGACAACAAGTACGGCTGCCGCCACTCCCTGATCGACGGCATCAACCGCGCCACCGACGTCCTGATCGGCGGCAAGACCGCCGTCGTCTGCGGCTACGGCGACGTGGGCAAGGGCTGCGCGGAGTCGCTGCGCGGCCAGGGCGCCCGCGTGATCGTCACCGAGATCGACCCGATCTGCGCACTGCAGGCGGCGATGGACGGCTACCAGGTCACCACCCTGGACGACGTCGTCGAGACCGCCGACATCTTCGTCACCACGACGGGCAACAAGGACATCATCATGGCCTCGCACATGGCCCGGATGAAGCACCAGGCCATCGTCGGCAACATCGGCCACTTCGACAACGAGATCGACATGGCCGGCCTCGCGGCGATCGAGGGCATCGTCAAGGACGAGGTCAAGCCGCAGGTGCACACCTGGACCTTCCCCGAGGGCAAGGTCCTGATCGTCCTCTCCGAGGGCCGTCTGCTCAACCTCGGCAACGCGACCGGTCACCCGTCCTTCGTGATGTCCAACTCCTTCGCGGACCAGACGCTGGCCCAGATCGAGCTGTTCACCAAGCAGGAGGAGTACCCGACCGACGTCTACGTGCTGCCCAAGCACCTCGACGAGAAGGTCGCCCGCCTCCACCTGGACGCCCTCGGCGTCAAGCTGACGACGCTGAGCGCGGAGCAGGCCGCGTACATCGGAGTCGAGGTGGAGGGCCCCTTCAAGCCGGACCACTACCGCTACTGA
- a CDS encoding Trm112 family protein, whose translation MPLEAGLLEILACPACHAPLKETETELVCTADAKECGLAYPLRDGIPVLLVDEARRPA comes from the coding sequence ATGCCGCTCGAAGCCGGCCTCCTGGAGATCCTCGCCTGCCCGGCCTGCCACGCTCCCCTCAAGGAGACGGAGACCGAGCTGGTCTGCACGGCGGACGCCAAGGAGTGCGGCCTCGCCTACCCGCTCCGCGACGGCATCCCCGTACTCCTCGTCGACGAGGCGCGCCGCCCCGCGTAG
- a CDS encoding stage II sporulation protein M, translating to MDLDVFVSAHRAEWDRLDALLRRRRRLSGAEADELVALYQRAATHLSLIQSSAPDPQLTGRLTHLLARARSAVTGTRRASWRDVTRFLTHGFPAAVYRSRRWWIPTALLSTVLAAIIGWWIATHPEVQSTIAAPSDLREMTRPGGEYETYYSSHPAASFAAQVWTNNAQAAAMCLVLGAFLCFPVIWILFQNMLNLGVGVGLMSSAGRLDTFLGLVLPHGLLELTAVFVAAGTGLRLGWTVIDPGPRTRRTALAEEGRSALGMAIGLALVLFVSGAIEGFVTPSGLPTWARIAIGVGAELAFLVYVYVLGGRAARAGETGDLDSTERSASAPLAA from the coding sequence ATGGACCTCGACGTCTTCGTGTCCGCCCACCGAGCCGAGTGGGACCGACTGGACGCCCTGCTGCGCCGTCGGCGCCGCCTCTCCGGAGCCGAGGCCGACGAACTGGTCGCCCTCTACCAACGCGCCGCCACCCACCTCTCTCTGATCCAGTCCAGCGCCCCGGACCCACAGCTCACCGGACGGCTGACACACCTGCTGGCACGCGCGCGTAGTGCCGTCACCGGCACGCGACGCGCCTCCTGGCGTGACGTGACCCGCTTCCTGACCCACGGCTTCCCCGCCGCGGTCTACCGCTCCCGACGCTGGTGGATCCCCACCGCCCTGCTGTCGACGGTGCTGGCGGCGATCATCGGCTGGTGGATCGCCACGCACCCGGAAGTGCAGTCCACGATCGCCGCCCCCAGCGACCTCAGGGAGATGACCCGCCCAGGGGGCGAGTACGAGACGTACTACTCCAGTCATCCCGCGGCCTCGTTCGCCGCCCAGGTGTGGACGAACAACGCCCAGGCAGCCGCGATGTGCCTCGTCCTGGGCGCCTTCCTCTGCTTCCCCGTCATCTGGATCCTCTTCCAGAACATGCTCAACCTCGGGGTGGGCGTCGGCCTGATGTCCTCGGCCGGCCGCCTGGACACCTTCTTGGGGTTGGTCCTGCCCCACGGCCTCCTGGAGCTGACCGCAGTCTTCGTCGCGGCAGGAACGGGCCTACGTCTCGGCTGGACCGTCATCGACCCGGGCCCCCGCACGCGCCGCACCGCCCTCGCGGAAGAGGGCCGCTCGGCCCTGGGCATGGCCATCGGCCTGGCCTTGGTCCTCTTCGTCTCGGGCGCCATCGAAGGCTTCGTCACCCCGTCGGGCCTCCCGACATGGGCCCGCATCGCCATCGGCGTCGGCGCGGAGCTGGCCTTCCTCGTGTACGTCTACGTGCTGGGCGGAAGAGCGGCCCGAGCAGGCGAGACGGGCGACCTCGACAGCACCGAACGCAGCGCTTCCGCGCCTCTCGCAGCGTGA